In Desulfobacteraceae bacterium, the genomic stretch GTGATGGCGACCGGCACCACCTGCCCGATTTGCAGGGTGCCGGCGGCGTTGACGTAGGTGATGCCGTCCACCTCGGGGGCCTGAAAAACGGTCCGCCCGACATAGCCCCCCTCCGCCGACGCCTCCTCGATCAGGACCTCGTGCACCCGGCCTAGATGCGCCTGCAGGCGGCGGCTGGAGATCTCGCGCTGGAGGCGCATCAGCCGGTCGCGGCGTCTTCCGGCGACCGCCGGCGGCACCGGGTCGGGGAGCCGGTGGGACGGCAGGTCCTCGGCGTCCGAGTAGGTGAAGACCCCGAGATGATCGAATTCGACCGTCTCCACAAAGCCCAGCAGCCGGTTGAAATCCTCTTCGCTTTCCCCCGGAAAGCCGACGATGACGGTGGTGCGCAGGGCCGCCCCGGGAACCCCGGCGCGAATGGATGCGAACAGCGCCAGCAGCTCCTGTTGCCCGTAGCCGCGGCCCATCCGCTTGAGGATGGGGTCGCTGGCGTGCTGAACGGGCAGATCGAAATAGGGGCAGAGGGTGGGCCGCCGGGCAACGGTGCGGATGACGGCCTCGTCGATGCTCTCCGGATGGCCGTAGAGAAAGCGGATCCGGACCGCCGCGGAAAGCGCCGCCAGCCCGGCCAGAAGCCGGTCCAGCCCGGGGGCCCCGGCCAGATCGCGGCCGTAGGCGGTGGTCTCCTGGGCCACCAGCACCAGCTCCCGGGCCCCGGCGGCGATCAACGTGCGGGCCTCGGCGAGAAGGGTCTCCAGGGGCCGGCTCTTCTGCCGGCCGCGGAGCTTGGGGATGATGCAGTAGGTGCAGTACCGGCTGCAGCCCTCGGCAATCTTGAGGTAGGCCCAGTGGGGCGCTGCCTGGACGCGGGGCTCGGCGCCCGCTGCGGGTGGCGTCAGGTCGGGGTCGGGAAGCAGGCAGCCATGGGGGGGAACACCCCCCCGGGCGGCTTCCACGATCCGGTGGAAGGCCCCGGTCCCCAGAAAAACGTCCACCTCCGGCAGCGCCGCCGAAATCGCCTGGCGGTAGCGTTCGGGCAGACAGC encodes the following:
- the rimO gene encoding 30S ribosomal protein S12 methylthiotransferase RimO yields the protein MKLFLESLGCARNLVDSEVMLGKLARAGFDLTREPGEAEIIVVNTCSFIRAAADESIDTILELARLKASGRCRRLIVTGCLPERYRQAISAALPEVDVFLGTGAFHRIVEAARGGVPPHGCLLPDPDLTPPAAGAEPRVQAAPHWAYLKIAEGCSRYCTYCIIPKLRGRQKSRPLETLLAEARTLIAAGARELVLVAQETTAYGRDLAGAPGLDRLLAGLAALSAAVRIRFLYGHPESIDEAVIRTVARRPTLCPYFDLPVQHASDPILKRMGRGYGQQELLALFASIRAGVPGAALRTTVIVGFPGESEEDFNRLLGFVETVEFDHLGVFTYSDAEDLPSHRLPDPVPPAVAGRRRDRLMRLQREISSRRLQAHLGRVHEVLIEEASAEGGYVGRTVFQAPEVDGITYVNAAGTLQIGQVVPVAITDSLDYDLVGEVLCPTSSS